A window of Tursiops truncatus isolate mTurTru1 chromosome 8, mTurTru1.mat.Y, whole genome shotgun sequence contains these coding sequences:
- the LOC101331781 gene encoding uncharacterized protein isoform X1 codes for MEPRARAVLAVLLLLAAQVTMATGETRCNPGEYEVTSLRRCSKLCPAGYYVSKYIDRDHSVGECRKCESGTFRAHPSEESSCVPCSQCREADQEVVTECSPTSDRLCQCKQGNFYCDSMDCTESCFRCKRCEDSTILQPCNATRDTVCAVKIHPEAGGSACVLPTWLCILLAVIVGIAVIVVLSIAAAIITRHYRRRENPKEPGSPSPRSSQPKEMQMPMDLERGQPAPGVETRPMLEVEDSALEPEARTHPGPSKDAGEILGLQELGAKGSPAAPEQTLQQTQAPEAPRPPGQAEHWRNGLGRDISVFNSWLPSITRSYRYVRKL; via the exons ATGGAGCCCCGGGCGCGCGCTGTCCTGGCGGTGCTGCTGCTGCTCGCGGCGCAG GTGACCATGGCAACCGGGGAGACCCGGTGTAACCCGGGCGAGTATGAGGTTACCAGCCTTCGCCGCTGCAGCAAACTCTGCCCGGCTG GCTACTACGTCAGCAAATACATAGACCGGGACCACAGTGTTGGAGAATGCAGGAAGTGCGAGTCTGGAACCTTCCGGGCCCACCCCAGTGAGGAGAGCAGCTGCGTGCCGTGTTCCCAGTGCCGGGAGG CAGATCAGGAGGTGGTGACTGAATGCTCCCCAACTAGCGACCGGCTATGCCAGTGCAAGCAGGGCAACTTCTACTGCGACTCCATGGACTGCACAGAGAGCTGCTTCCGGTGCAAAAG GTGTGAAGACAGCACCATCCTTCAACCCTGCAACGCCACAAGGGATACAGTTTGTGCCGTTAAAATTCATCCAGAGGCTG GAGGCTCAGCGTGTGTCCTCCCAACGTGGCTGTGCATCCTCCTTGCTGTGATTGTGGGGATTGCGGTGATTGTGGTCCTTTCCATCGCCGCGGCCATCATCACTCGCCACTATAGAAGAAGAG AAAATCCAAAGGAGCCAGGCAGCCCT TCGCCTAGAAGCAGCCAGCCCAAGGAGATGCAGATGCCCATGGACCTTGAGAGGGGCCAACCAGCCCCTGGTGTGGAGACCAGGCCGATGTTGGAGGTAGAGGACTCAGCCCTGGAGCCCGAGGCCAGGACTCACCCAGGACCCTCCAAGGACGCTGGGGAAATCCTTGGGCTACAGGAGCTGGGGGCCAAAGGAAGTCCAGCAGCCCCAGAGCAGACACTACAACAGACTCAAGCTCCCGaggcccccaggcccccaggccaAGCAGAGCATTGGAGGAATGGGCTAGGGAGGGACATTTCTGTATTTAACTCATGGCTGCCCTCCATAACACGGAGCTACAGATATGTTCGCAAATTATAA
- the LOC101331781 gene encoding tumor necrosis factor receptor superfamily member 26-like isoform X2 yields MEPRARAVLAVLLLLAAQVTMATGETRCNPGEYEVTSLRRCSKLCPAGYYVSKYIDRDHSVGECRKCESGTFRAHPSEESSCVPCSQCREADQEVVTECSPTSDRLCQCKQGNFYCDSMDCTESCFRCKRCEDSTILQPCNATRDTVCAVKIHPEAGGSACVLPTWLCILLAVIVGIAVIVVLSIAAAIITRHYRRRENPKEPGSPV; encoded by the exons ATGGAGCCCCGGGCGCGCGCTGTCCTGGCGGTGCTGCTGCTGCTCGCGGCGCAG GTGACCATGGCAACCGGGGAGACCCGGTGTAACCCGGGCGAGTATGAGGTTACCAGCCTTCGCCGCTGCAGCAAACTCTGCCCGGCTG GCTACTACGTCAGCAAATACATAGACCGGGACCACAGTGTTGGAGAATGCAGGAAGTGCGAGTCTGGAACCTTCCGGGCCCACCCCAGTGAGGAGAGCAGCTGCGTGCCGTGTTCCCAGTGCCGGGAGG CAGATCAGGAGGTGGTGACTGAATGCTCCCCAACTAGCGACCGGCTATGCCAGTGCAAGCAGGGCAACTTCTACTGCGACTCCATGGACTGCACAGAGAGCTGCTTCCGGTGCAAAAG GTGTGAAGACAGCACCATCCTTCAACCCTGCAACGCCACAAGGGATACAGTTTGTGCCGTTAAAATTCATCCAGAGGCTG GAGGCTCAGCGTGTGTCCTCCCAACGTGGCTGTGCATCCTCCTTGCTGTGATTGTGGGGATTGCGGTGATTGTGGTCCTTTCCATCGCCGCGGCCATCATCACTCGCCACTATAGAAGAAGAG AAAATCCAAAGGAGCCAGGCAGCCCT gtgtag
- the LOC101331781 gene encoding tumor necrosis factor receptor superfamily member 26-like isoform X3 yields MEPRARAVLAVLLLLAAQVTMATGETRCNPGEYEVTSLRRCSKLCPAGYYVSKYIDRDHSVGECRKCESGTFRAHPSEESSCVPCSQCREADQEVVTECSPTSDRLCQCKQGNFYCDSMDCTESCFRCKRCEDSTILQPCNATRDTVCAVKIHPEAGGSACVLPTWLCILLAVIVGIAVIVVLSIAAAIITRHYRRRGKAKSR; encoded by the exons ATGGAGCCCCGGGCGCGCGCTGTCCTGGCGGTGCTGCTGCTGCTCGCGGCGCAG GTGACCATGGCAACCGGGGAGACCCGGTGTAACCCGGGCGAGTATGAGGTTACCAGCCTTCGCCGCTGCAGCAAACTCTGCCCGGCTG GCTACTACGTCAGCAAATACATAGACCGGGACCACAGTGTTGGAGAATGCAGGAAGTGCGAGTCTGGAACCTTCCGGGCCCACCCCAGTGAGGAGAGCAGCTGCGTGCCGTGTTCCCAGTGCCGGGAGG CAGATCAGGAGGTGGTGACTGAATGCTCCCCAACTAGCGACCGGCTATGCCAGTGCAAGCAGGGCAACTTCTACTGCGACTCCATGGACTGCACAGAGAGCTGCTTCCGGTGCAAAAG GTGTGAAGACAGCACCATCCTTCAACCCTGCAACGCCACAAGGGATACAGTTTGTGCCGTTAAAATTCATCCAGAGGCTG GAGGCTCAGCGTGTGTCCTCCCAACGTGGCTGTGCATCCTCCTTGCTGTGATTGTGGGGATTGCGGTGATTGTGGTCCTTTCCATCGCCGCGGCCATCATCACTCGCCACTATAGAAGAAGAGGTAAAGCAAAGTCACGTTGA